A genomic region of Glycine max cultivar Williams 82 chromosome 15, Glycine_max_v4.0, whole genome shotgun sequence contains the following coding sequences:
- the LOC100500240 gene encoding uncharacterized protein LOC100500240: MMMDSEGLENGIEELKLKEEKGNAHAQPQGQLQITTFSELVNDVNLHFQIIRFPKQIYVWIGYNSAKLGHMYAAASTRPNNMVSVTSILGGVSDNTGSGIAHRLVLKTGLNIILACSIPKNSPILETEAEKILIQKLISLGYTKSRLGGTSL; the protein is encoded by the exons ATGATGATGGATTCTGAAGGATTGGAGAATGGGATTGAAGAgttgaaattgaaggaagagaaGGGTAATGCACATGCACAGCCACAGGGTCAATTGCAGATCACTACCTTTTCTGAACTCGTCAATGATGTTAAcctccattttcaaatcattcgCTTTCCCAAACAG ATATATGTTTGGATTGGTTACAACTCTGCAAAATTGGGACACATGTATGCAGCAGCTTCTACTCGTCCT AACAATATGGTATCTGTCACTTCCATACTTGGAGGGGTTTCTGATAATACAGGGTCTGGCATTGCTCATCGATTAG TGTTAAAGACTGGTCTCAACATAATTTTGGCTTGCAGTATTCCAAAAAATAGCCCCATTCTTGAG ACAGAAGCTGAGAAAATATTGATTCAGAAACTCATCAGTTTGGGCTATACCAAGTCAAGATTGGGAGGAACATCCTTGTAG
- the LOC100786399 gene encoding probable sugar phosphate/phosphate translocator At3g17430, with translation MMINKTLFLTYVYLFIYILLSSGVILYNKWVLSPKYFNFPLPITLTMIHMAFSGAVAFFLVRVFKIVTPVKMTFEIYATCVVPISAFFASSLWFGNTAYLHISVAFIQMLKALMPVATFIMAVFCGTDKARCDVFLNMLLVSVGVVISSYGEIHFNIVGTVYQVTGIFAEALRLVLTQVLLQKKGLTLNPITSLYYIAPCSFVFLFVPWYLLEKPVMEVSQIQFNFWIFLSNAICALALNFSIFLVIGRTGAVTIRVAGVLKDWILIALSTVIFPESTITGLNIIGYAIALCGVVMYNYIKVKDVRASQLPVESIPDRITKDWKFEKKSSDIYVPDNIGDDEGSSGANGTASDMKIDEETPLISSSRLSHIGRTQLTNQYATGK, from the exons atgatgataaacAAAACGCTTTTTCTCACTTATGTCTACTTGTTCATCTACATCCTGCTTTCTTCCGGCGTCATTTTGTACAACAAG TGGGTTCTGTCGCCGAAATACTTCAACTTTCCCCTTCCCATAACGCTCACGATGATTCACATGGCCTTTTCTGGGGCAGTCGCGTTTTTCCTTGTTCGGGTCTTTAAG ATTGTGACTCCTGTCAAAATGACATTTGAAAT ATATGCAACTTGTGTGGTACCAATAAGTGCTTTCTTTGCATCTAGTCTTTG GTTTGGTAACACGGCCTACTTGCACATCTCTGTGGCTTTTATCCAGATGCTCAAAGCTCTGA TGCCGGTGGCAACTTTCATTATGGCTGTTTTCTGCGGTACTGACAAAGCAAGGTGTGATGTGTTCTTGAACATGTTGCTGGTCAGTGTTGGGGTTGTCATCTCCTCATATggggaaattcattttaatatagtTGGTACAGTTTACCAGGTCACAGGCATATTTGCAGAAGCTTTAAGACTGGTCTTAACGCAAGTTCTTCTGCAGAAAAAGGGGTTGACTCTAAATCCTATTACAAGCTTATATTACATAGCTCCATGCAG TTTTGTGTTTCTCTTTGTGCCTTGGTACCTACTGGAGAAGCCTGTAATGGAAGTTTCGCAGATTCAGTTTAATTTTTGGATCTTCTTGTCCAACGCTATATGTGCTCTAGCCTTAAATTTCTCCATTTTCTTAGTCATTGGTAGAACCGGTGCTGTAACCATCCGGGTCGCCGGTGTGCTTAAAGACTGGATATTGATAGCTCTTTCAACTGTTATATTCCCAGAATCTACAATAACCGGGTTGAATATAATTGGCTATGCTATTG CATTGTGTGGAGTTGTGATGTACAATTACATAAAGGTTAAGGATGTCCGTGCCTCTCAATTGCCTGTTGAAAGTATACCGGATAGGATCACGAAG GACTGGAAATTCGAGAAGAAGTCATCGGATATTTATGTGCCAGATAACATTGGTGACGATGAGGGAAGCAGTGGAGCTAATGGTACTGCTTCTGATATGAAAATTGATGAAGAAACGCCACTAATTTCATCATCAAGGTTATCTCATATTGGACGAACGCAGTTAACCAACCAATATGCAACAGGAAAGTGA